A genomic stretch from Vibrio algarum includes:
- a CDS encoding helix-turn-helix transcriptional regulator — MRLSNRVRSPIVQSNRATINIDELEETLKSELFSIGFEQAVFVILDPKQNYAYEYSLGFEEHQLETYSVHQKHDVYLSQYLYDQAFGQIVYLQDLVPDKQIKNEIFWDVLVPTMKIRHSMCGVQPLLNNYSLILSSHSYQKPSVKQQLEIDNLWCYLTHWANNWIAKLDMQRCKQSLLSQKIATNQNVKLTSTELEVLGHLVEGLDGSEIAFRRRVSKETVRSQIKQLLHKTQSKHQNHLISRYYREEFGIGR; from the coding sequence ATGAGGTTGTCTAATAGGGTGCGTTCACCAATTGTACAAAGCAATAGGGCCACGATTAACATTGATGAGTTGGAAGAAACGCTCAAGTCCGAATTGTTTAGTATCGGCTTTGAGCAAGCAGTATTTGTAATATTGGATCCGAAACAGAACTATGCCTACGAATATAGCCTTGGATTTGAAGAACATCAGCTAGAAACTTACTCTGTTCACCAAAAACATGATGTGTATTTATCTCAATATCTTTATGATCAAGCATTTGGGCAAATTGTCTATTTGCAAGATTTGGTGCCTGATAAACAAATTAAAAATGAAATTTTTTGGGATGTGTTAGTACCTACAATGAAAATACGCCATTCTATGTGTGGTGTTCAACCCTTACTTAATAACTATTCTCTTATCTTAAGTAGCCATAGTTATCAAAAGCCATCTGTAAAACAACAGTTAGAAATCGATAATCTATGGTGCTACCTGACCCATTGGGCCAATAATTGGATAGCTAAATTAGACATGCAAAGGTGCAAGCAAAGCCTTCTAAGCCAAAAAATTGCTACCAATCAAAATGTTAAACTAACTAGCACAGAATTAGAGGTTTTGGGCCATTTAGTTGAGGGTCTAGATGGTTCAGAAATAGCGTTTAGAAGACGGGTGTCAAAAGAGACCGTTAGAAGTCAAATAAAACAGTTGTTGCATAAGACACAGAGTAAACATCAAAATCATCTTATCTCTCGTTATTATCGTGAAGAGTTTGGTATTGGGCGTTAA
- a CDS encoding methyl-accepting chemotaxis protein has protein sequence MFRDLKLSVKIGLGFTLVFVLLSVVLGVGINALHKADDGISTYQHQAKTVILSGRLQALMLQANSKVKDYLITNNQSDFQQYEQNIASLFSTLDEAKQQISDSSRKAYIHQIDESVGRYQSTFNEVVALTQQKNELTSGVLTPKGLIMQESISSIINQSYLEKDTQAAYLASQVLEKLLLGRLYVVSYIQTSQQQDYDVAISYLRQDLKDAISDLSVSLNGDENQAWLDVFYDAHSEYVDGINTIHSVIASRDDLIINHLNVEGLEVESNLEEMKRSIIRDQETLGPQLKQSTDNSINLTLILSVAAILLGSGAAFLLTTSITRPIKQVMAAANQLSDGDLTVNLEQKGNDEIGQLLNSIQVTANNLRHMIITISDASLNLTSASHELSDITEKSSQSILRQETETDMVATAINEMTATVREVASNASQAESTAQEANQQATSGQSIVQQTIDTIHELAENVQSSSEKLHDVEVETNNIGGILDVIRGIADQTNLLALNAAIEAARAGEHGRGFAVVADEVRSLAQRSQESTQEIQTLIEQLQTGTKNAVSVMAISKKQADVSVKQASEAGSALLSITNSISVINDMNMQIATASEEQSSVAESINENIVNVREIANENSSTANQTQNSSGEIDQLATQLKQLVDKFKI, from the coding sequence ATGTTTCGAGATTTGAAATTAAGTGTGAAAATTGGATTAGGATTTACTCTCGTTTTTGTCCTTCTTTCCGTTGTTCTAGGAGTTGGGATTAACGCGTTGCACAAGGCCGACGATGGTATTAGTACTTATCAACATCAAGCAAAAACGGTCATTTTATCAGGGCGTTTACAGGCTCTAATGTTGCAGGCAAACTCTAAAGTTAAAGATTACCTCATCACTAATAACCAAAGTGATTTCCAGCAGTATGAACAAAACATAGCTAGTTTATTTTCAACGCTAGACGAAGCTAAACAACAGATATCTGACTCGTCTAGGAAGGCCTATATACACCAAATCGATGAGTCAGTTGGTCGGTACCAAAGTACGTTTAATGAAGTCGTCGCACTTACCCAACAAAAAAATGAACTAACAAGCGGAGTTCTAACGCCGAAAGGGTTAATTATGCAGGAGTCCATCTCTTCAATAATTAATCAATCCTATCTTGAAAAAGACACTCAAGCTGCCTACTTGGCCTCTCAGGTTCTTGAAAAACTATTACTTGGACGCTTATATGTGGTTTCGTATATTCAAACAAGTCAGCAACAAGATTATGATGTCGCAATCTCCTATTTACGACAAGATCTCAAAGACGCCATCTCCGATTTAAGCGTATCTCTCAATGGTGATGAAAATCAGGCTTGGTTAGATGTTTTCTATGACGCTCATAGCGAATACGTTGACGGAATCAATACTATCCATTCTGTTATCGCATCGAGAGACGACCTGATTATCAATCATCTAAATGTTGAAGGACTTGAGGTTGAAAGCAATCTAGAAGAAATGAAGCGCTCGATTATTCGAGACCAAGAAACACTGGGACCTCAGCTTAAACAATCAACAGACAATAGTATCAACTTAACGTTAATTTTATCTGTTGCTGCTATTTTGTTGGGTAGTGGTGCTGCATTTTTACTCACGACAAGTATAACCAGACCAATAAAACAAGTGATGGCAGCCGCCAATCAACTTTCTGACGGCGACTTAACGGTTAATCTAGAACAAAAAGGCAATGACGAAATTGGCCAGTTACTTAATTCTATTCAAGTCACGGCAAATAATTTAAGGCATATGATTATTACTATCTCAGATGCTAGCCTCAACCTTACCTCTGCGTCACATGAACTGTCCGATATCACAGAAAAAAGTAGTCAAAGCATCCTACGTCAGGAAACAGAAACCGACATGGTAGCAACGGCCATCAATGAAATGACCGCTACCGTTCGAGAAGTAGCATCCAATGCTTCGCAAGCCGAATCAACCGCTCAAGAGGCAAACCAACAAGCAACGTCTGGGCAATCCATTGTCCAGCAGACAATCGATACTATCCATGAACTAGCAGAAAACGTCCAAAGCTCCTCTGAAAAGCTCCATGATGTTGAAGTCGAAACAAATAACATAGGTGGCATACTCGATGTGATTAGAGGCATCGCTGACCAAACTAACCTATTGGCTTTGAACGCCGCGATAGAGGCCGCTCGCGCAGGGGAACACGGTCGAGGTTTCGCTGTTGTCGCAGACGAAGTTCGTTCATTGGCGCAACGCTCTCAAGAATCGACCCAAGAAATACAAACGCTAATCGAACAGCTACAAACTGGCACTAAAAACGCAGTATCAGTGATGGCAATCAGTAAAAAACAAGCTGATGTCAGTGTCAAACAAGCCAGTGAGGCTGGTTCTGCATTACTATCGATTACCAATTCTATTTCTGTTATTAACGATATGAATATGCAAATCGCTACTGCTTCTGAAGAGCAAAGCTCGGTAGCAGAAAGCATTAATGAAAACATTGTCAACGTAAGAGAAATTGCTAATGAGAATTCCTCTACAGCGAACCAAACTCAAAATTCTAGTGGCGAAATAGACCAACTTGCCACTCAGTTGAAGCAGTTAGTTGATAAATTTAAGATTTAG
- a CDS encoding dihydrofolate reductase family protein, translating to MKNIVYIATSIDGYIADKNNSIDWLHDIPNPDGSDLGFAELMNGVDALVMGRNTLEKVLSFDCEWPYSKPVFVLSNTLKNVPKGYEDKVFLVKDELKDVVLSLNEKGYERLYIDGGITIQNFLKEDLIDELIITTIPIVLGGGVPLFGELSEPLKFRHTKAERYLDCLVKNYYVRQR from the coding sequence ATGAAAAATATCGTTTATATCGCAACCAGTATCGATGGCTATATAGCAGACAAAAATAATAGTATCGATTGGTTACACGACATTCCGAACCCAGATGGTTCAGACCTTGGTTTTGCTGAACTTATGAATGGTGTTGACGCTTTAGTGATGGGAAGAAATACGTTAGAGAAAGTATTGAGCTTTGATTGTGAGTGGCCTTATTCCAAACCTGTTTTTGTTCTTAGTAATACGTTAAAAAATGTGCCGAAAGGCTATGAAGACAAGGTTTTTCTTGTAAAAGATGAACTTAAAGACGTGGTTCTATCGCTTAATGAAAAGGGTTATGAGCGCCTTTATATCGACGGTGGTATTACAATACAGAACTTCTTAAAAGAAGATTTGATCGATGAGTTAATTATAACCACTATACCAATTGTTCTCGGTGGTGGCGTACCTCTCTTTGGTGAATTATCTGAGCCGTTAAAGTTCAGACATACTAAAGCCGAAAGGTATTTAGATTGCTTGGTGAAAAATTACTATGTTAGACAGCGATGA
- a CDS encoding GGDEF domain-containing protein: MKPINEFLEAIDKRTGENVHDAASLVIFYHVALGVVFSVLIATGILLFFTLQRYQKLVLTNLKSAIRDQQEELRERKRVESELEEKNEQLKYLSRIDGLTGIFNRRHFNNLLKKEYARHLRNKKTLSLLLIDVDYFKKYNDYYGHIMGDECLIKITKLISESILRPADAVARFGGEEFVCILPETSLEGAIKVANKIMLHIREYGIAHYGTEKGYVTVSIGAACSEDLPRGTEHDLLSKADELLYLAKSLGRDRVAYF; this comes from the coding sequence ATGAAACCTATCAATGAGTTCTTAGAAGCGATTGATAAAAGAACAGGAGAAAATGTTCATGACGCTGCATCATTGGTCATTTTTTACCATGTTGCATTAGGCGTTGTTTTTAGTGTACTGATAGCTACGGGTATCTTACTTTTCTTCACATTACAGCGATATCAGAAACTTGTGCTCACAAACCTTAAAAGTGCTATTCGAGACCAACAAGAAGAGCTTAGAGAGCGTAAGAGGGTCGAAAGTGAGCTAGAGGAAAAGAATGAGCAACTTAAGTACCTAAGTCGAATTGATGGATTGACTGGAATTTTCAATCGTCGTCACTTTAATAATTTATTAAAAAAAGAGTACGCAAGGCATTTACGCAATAAAAAAACGCTTTCACTACTTCTAATCGATGTGGACTATTTTAAAAAATACAACGACTACTACGGCCACATTATGGGGGATGAGTGTTTAATTAAAATAACCAAGCTTATTTCTGAAAGTATACTTCGTCCCGCAGATGCGGTTGCTCGCTTTGGTGGAGAGGAATTCGTTTGTATCCTACCTGAAACGAGTTTAGAGGGTGCGATTAAGGTTGCGAATAAAATCATGCTTCACATACGAGAATATGGTATTGCACATTACGGGACTGAAAAAGGCTATGTTACTGTAAGCATTGGCGCAGCCTGTTCAGAAGATCTACCTCGAGGCACAGAACATGATCTGCTTAGCAAAGCAGATGAGCTATTATACCTTGCCAAAAGTTTAGGCAGAGATAGAGTTGCCTATTTTTAG
- a CDS encoding reverse transcriptase family protein — MKKYSLSSIILDLLKEYKYYTDGGGVAPLPSSSIRELKIGKKFAYSLAGDIKDVHTHISKVIFKQYLSKIPINQSAKAYIVGKSYYDFLEPHRNNYFFLRLDLKNFFHSIKSEVVMDNLLDYFSSEKISENCEQSHASAIYNLIMYKIDSTSNNSVFSDKEVLPMGFPLSPHVSNIVFRKIDLLIEKFCDIHNVTYTRYADDMLFSSKGKVLPRPIFRPLNGTKLQTHESPFLHSNRFYDEISFLVGLDGYKINDSKIKKAVHTISLNGYTIVGSNYSDIKGELKLSNKKTKIIRKLIYELNSNKHDTAIFKKCFKKDMFKPRYQEGAREFLDEFCTNQINNKLLGYKSYILSIVKYDSDRDCCNTETTEKFQSLLVELDACIDKRIG, encoded by the coding sequence ATGAAAAAGTATTCTCTGTCTTCAATCATTCTCGATTTGTTGAAAGAGTATAAGTACTACACAGATGGCGGAGGAGTTGCTCCTCTGCCGTCGTCTAGCATTCGCGAGTTAAAAATCGGCAAAAAGTTTGCATATAGCCTAGCTGGTGATATAAAAGATGTACACACTCATATATCTAAAGTCATATTTAAACAATATCTTTCTAAAATTCCTATTAATCAATCTGCGAAAGCTTATATAGTCGGAAAATCCTATTACGATTTTCTTGAGCCACACAGAAATAACTATTTTTTCTTACGTTTGGATCTAAAAAATTTTTTTCACTCGATTAAATCTGAAGTTGTTATGGATAATCTTTTAGATTATTTTTCTAGTGAAAAGATATCTGAAAATTGTGAACAGTCACACGCTTCTGCTATTTATAATCTCATTATGTATAAAATTGATAGCACTAGTAATAACTCTGTATTCTCTGATAAAGAAGTTCTCCCGATGGGCTTTCCTCTATCACCCCACGTATCTAACATAGTCTTCCGTAAAATAGATCTATTAATAGAGAAATTTTGCGACATTCATAATGTCACGTATACCAGATACGCAGACGACATGCTTTTTTCATCTAAAGGGAAGGTACTACCACGTCCTATATTTCGCCCGCTTAATGGTACAAAACTACAGACTCATGAATCACCGTTCTTACATTCAAATCGATTCTATGATGAAATTTCATTCTTAGTTGGTTTGGATGGATATAAGATAAATGATTCTAAAATAAAAAAAGCAGTCCACACAATATCTCTAAACGGATACACTATAGTTGGTAGTAATTATTCTGATATAAAAGGTGAACTTAAACTTTCAAATAAAAAAACGAAAATAATTCGCAAGCTTATATATGAACTGAATTCCAACAAACATGATACTGCTATATTTAAAAAGTGTTTTAAAAAAGACATGTTTAAACCGAGGTATCAGGAAGGAGCTAGAGAATTTTTAGATGAATTTTGTACTAACCAAATCAATAATAAACTTCTTGGCTACAAGTCGTATATACTATCTATAGTTAAATATGATAGTGACCGAGACTGCTGTAATACTGAGACAACAGAAAAATTTCAAAGTCTATTAGTCGAACTTGATGCGTGTATCGACAAACGTATTGGCTAA
- a CDS encoding glutathione S-transferase, producing MNHNPYPILYSLRQCPYCIRARIALLLANQTVLIREIETKNKPEEMLAVSRKGTVPILNLPDGTTIDESIDIMIWALTQDDPNDLLLQNHKDALDDMTVLINQTDTQFVNTLNAYKAASRYHDASETENRQQCEGFIGELEHRLAGQRYLMRNEPSLADYAILPFVRQFSRVDRKWYSNAPYPNLQRWLTEHYNNPLYAKTMTKYPKWLNSRKAMLFEP from the coding sequence ATGAACCATAACCCCTATCCTATTTTATACTCTTTACGGCAGTGCCCTTATTGCATTAGAGCTAGAATAGCGCTGTTGTTAGCCAATCAGACGGTCTTGATTCGTGAAATAGAAACGAAGAATAAACCAGAGGAAATGCTTGCCGTCTCTCGAAAGGGTACGGTTCCAATACTAAACCTTCCAGATGGAACCACAATCGATGAAAGCATCGATATTATGATTTGGGCGCTAACGCAGGATGACCCTAATGATTTGCTCTTACAAAACCACAAAGACGCCCTAGATGACATGACCGTTTTAATCAACCAAACTGATACCCAATTTGTGAACACATTGAACGCTTATAAAGCGGCCTCTCGATATCATGACGCTTCAGAAACTGAAAACAGGCAGCAATGTGAAGGTTTTATTGGGGAGTTAGAACATCGCCTAGCAGGTCAACGTTATTTGATGAGGAACGAACCTAGCTTAGCGGATTACGCGATTTTGCCTTTTGTTCGCCAGTTTTCCCGTGTAGACCGAAAATGGTATAGCAATGCGCCCTATCCAAACTTACAACGCTGGCTAACAGAGCATTACAACAACCCACTCTATGCGAAAACAATGACGAAATACCCAAAATGGCTCAATAGCCGAAAAGCTATGTTGTTTGAACCTTAG
- a CDS encoding alpha/beta hydrolase encodes MQKITRFSFILAAIVTLTIVGCRNAPSDPSYSTSESLPLYTQPSFEQYIEETQLWIKEHRVFVTDDRDKEVAANAPYEIRPAQPNGQAVLLVHGLGDSPYSFVDIAKHLAERGYLVRTVLLPGHGSKVGDLILPTLSDWQGVVEHHTDLLKQEYDSVWLGGYSTGANLVTSVAMNDPSIKGLLLFSPAFQPRSSVVKYAEFASNFFTWADQDPEDNYLRYNSLPMNGAAVYYQTSEVVRQNLQQTNYTKPVFVIMSEGDSVIDTQFVQSTFANKLINPNNRMIWQGEKPLKESRSIQLTMKLEQEKISNGSHMGLLFSPKNPDYGVNGDKRICSNGQTEEGEASCLNGDNVWYSAWGYRQEGKVFARLTYNPYFTQTMQVIDQVMSDNL; translated from the coding sequence ATGCAAAAAATAACTCGCTTTTCTTTTATTCTTGCTGCAATAGTTACGCTCACCATCGTGGGATGTCGAAATGCACCGAGTGACCCAAGCTATAGTACATCTGAATCTTTACCACTCTATACCCAGCCGAGTTTTGAACAGTATATTGAAGAAACGCAATTATGGATCAAAGAACATAGAGTTTTCGTTACCGATGATCGAGATAAAGAAGTTGCGGCCAACGCTCCCTATGAAATCAGGCCAGCACAACCAAATGGTCAAGCCGTTTTATTAGTGCATGGGCTTGGGGATTCTCCTTATTCGTTTGTCGATATTGCCAAGCACCTTGCAGAACGAGGCTATTTAGTTCGTACCGTACTACTACCAGGGCATGGCAGTAAAGTTGGAGACCTCATTTTACCAACACTGTCTGATTGGCAAGGTGTGGTCGAACATCATACAGACTTACTTAAGCAAGAATATGATTCAGTCTGGCTTGGCGGGTATTCCACAGGGGCAAATTTAGTGACGTCAGTAGCAATGAATGACCCATCAATAAAAGGATTACTGCTCTTTTCTCCCGCCTTTCAACCAAGATCATCCGTGGTTAAATACGCAGAGTTTGCGAGTAACTTCTTTACTTGGGCTGACCAAGACCCCGAAGACAATTATCTTCGGTATAACTCGTTACCGATGAACGGTGCTGCTGTATATTATCAGACCTCTGAAGTCGTACGCCAAAATTTACAACAAACCAACTATACAAAACCCGTATTTGTCATAATGAGTGAAGGTGACAGTGTCATTGATACTCAATTTGTACAATCTACATTTGCTAATAAACTAATTAACCCAAATAATCGTATGATTTGGCAAGGGGAGAAACCTCTAAAGGAAAGCCGTTCTATTCAACTGACGATGAAATTAGAGCAAGAAAAAATCTCTAATGGCTCTCATATGGGGCTACTTTTTTCCCCTAAAAATCCAGATTATGGAGTAAACGGGGACAAACGTATTTGTAGCAATGGTCAAACCGAAGAGGGCGAGGCTTCTTGTTTAAATGGCGACAATGTTTGGTATTCTGCATGGGGTTATCGTCAAGAAGGAAAAGTATTCGCTAGACTGACATACAATCCCTACTTTACTCAAACTATGCAGGTCATCGATCAAGTCATGTCTGACAATCTTTAG
- a CDS encoding retron Eco8 family effector endonuclease, which produces MRVHKNNSLTWSDSDSAVREIIHRIYPFFSIDTRRLDLYDWKYLWNVVTKLKFLNTKHLTRDKIIEFIDQNVSNKSNSYKDYVETIGTITKATPYEYQDLLLNYIKVGLRGHKFNIDGFDLVTQSDGTNSHKFLEIFLNLLITLTRREFITPTIFIDEPEIGLHPKRSEELIDNLHQLYRSLKSDSSEWERGKYKTPYPKIIFSTHSPNVLKTIVKQFNNTDEHKVYHFTSVNNKITYCSLMNSYFEDSRFVNVFNDNEARLFFSNFILFVEGETELELFGNLNLRRLFPKLNKIDVYKTNEVMLKAINPSNSNVSIPYLVLYDADKMIDINPNTGAISFLSKEVNIRSIRDKYKKGFWGSTRRDYYVRLNNILKIDGIPHEFNGFKTSFKNTDIVRLVNRINNVITKSERVKIAPNTIEGYLLNTNSIKLFVRWLLTEFDKHVQVGSKGDPNRVIDSHRNRYPQNFNVISSFNAIFNQNISDIELSNDNKNFAKLVKEKYLRYILREFVKLNITKEDKVIIFRIAFEGKSDTLCSKENKNYKQLIDQTARDLVLIIKDRIIDKLPYGGSKTGGWVSNFLDFALTEIKTSSENDVEAVLTFKRTFPDLYSTIEEVSSSID; this is translated from the coding sequence CTGAGAGTACATAAAAACAACTCTCTTACTTGGTCTGATTCTGATAGTGCCGTTCGAGAGATCATACATCGAATTTATCCATTCTTCTCGATAGATACTAGACGGCTTGATTTATATGATTGGAAATATTTGTGGAATGTAGTGACTAAGTTGAAATTCCTCAACACTAAGCATCTAACTAGAGACAAAATTATTGAGTTCATAGATCAGAATGTATCCAATAAAAGCAACTCATATAAAGACTACGTAGAGACAATTGGAACTATAACCAAAGCTACTCCATACGAATATCAAGATCTTTTGCTGAACTATATTAAAGTTGGTCTTCGTGGACATAAGTTTAACATTGATGGTTTTGACCTGGTTACACAATCTGATGGTACGAATTCACATAAGTTCCTAGAGATATTTCTCAACCTTTTAATCACTTTAACTCGCAGGGAATTTATTACACCGACGATATTTATAGATGAACCAGAAATTGGTTTACATCCTAAGAGAAGTGAAGAACTAATCGATAATCTTCATCAACTTTATAGAAGCTTGAAAAGCGACTCTTCAGAATGGGAGCGTGGTAAGTATAAAACACCTTACCCAAAAATAATATTTTCCACTCACTCTCCCAACGTACTGAAAACGATTGTAAAACAATTCAATAATACTGACGAACATAAGGTTTATCATTTCACTTCAGTTAATAATAAAATTACTTATTGCTCTCTTATGAATTCGTATTTTGAAGATAGCAGGTTCGTTAATGTCTTTAATGACAATGAAGCAAGACTCTTCTTTAGCAATTTTATATTGTTTGTTGAAGGAGAGACAGAACTGGAATTATTTGGCAATCTGAACCTAAGACGGTTATTCCCAAAACTAAACAAAATCGACGTATATAAAACTAACGAAGTGATGTTAAAAGCTATAAATCCTTCTAACTCTAATGTATCTATTCCTTATTTGGTTCTATACGATGCAGATAAAATGATTGATATAAATCCAAACACAGGTGCTATTAGTTTTTTATCTAAGGAAGTAAACATACGTTCCATTCGAGATAAATACAAAAAAGGGTTCTGGGGTTCAACACGTCGAGATTATTATGTACGATTAAATAATATACTAAAAATCGATGGTATCCCTCATGAGTTCAATGGATTTAAAACATCTTTTAAGAACACGGACATAGTGAGGTTAGTAAATAGAATTAATAATGTAATAACAAAATCGGAAAGAGTAAAGATAGCGCCAAATACAATTGAAGGATATTTATTAAATACGAATAGTATTAAACTATTTGTACGTTGGCTACTTACTGAGTTTGACAAACATGTGCAAGTTGGTTCTAAAGGTGACCCTAACAGAGTCATAGACTCGCATAGAAACCGTTATCCTCAGAATTTCAATGTTATATCCAGTTTTAATGCGATCTTTAACCAAAACATTTCTGACATTGAACTTTCTAATGATAATAAAAATTTTGCAAAATTAGTAAAGGAAAAGTATTTAAGGTATATTTTAAGAGAGTTTGTAAAGCTTAATATTACAAAAGAAGATAAGGTTATTATATTTAGAATTGCGTTCGAAGGTAAGTCTGATACCTTGTGTAGTAAAGAGAACAAAAACTACAAACAATTAATCGATCAAACCGCGAGAGACCTGGTTCTAATTATCAAAGATAGAATAATAGATAAATTGCCATACGGTGGTTCAAAAACTGGTGGTTGGGTGTCGAATTTCTTAGATTTTGCACTAACTGAGATCAAAACGAGTTCTGAAAATGACGTTGAAGCAGTGTTAACTTTTAAGCGTACATTTCCAGATTTATATAGTACAATCGAAGAGGTTTCTTCTTCGATAGACTAA
- a CDS encoding cysteine-rich CWC family protein → MSNEINDKLCPFCKKDNRCMAMTSPSECWCNSVKVPIELQKLVPIELQRKSCVCSACVALFNSDPSAFRHKVFKE, encoded by the coding sequence ATGTCGAACGAAATCAATGATAAATTATGCCCGTTTTGTAAAAAAGACAACCGTTGCATGGCTATGACATCCCCAAGCGAGTGCTGGTGCAATTCGGTAAAAGTACCCATCGAATTACAAAAATTGGTTCCAATTGAACTGCAACGTAAATCTTGCGTATGCAGCGCTTGTGTTGCGCTATTTAATTCAGATCCCTCGGCTTTTCGTCACAAAGTCTTTAAGGAGTAA
- a CDS encoding mechanosensitive ion channel family protein, which produces MIDYIQDNELIKQIFIGILLVVGFRLFKNVIHRWLEKLADKKQVSLQRKQFIVKSFNVASLGLFGAIFTIILGIGFGDISLFLSSIFAVLGVALFAQWSILSNLTASILIFFVFPYRIGDMIKVAEKDADVSGELIDITMFHVLIRHDDGNIITYPNNLILQKGVTKLLNHPSKTVETGD; this is translated from the coding sequence ATGATTGATTACATTCAAGATAACGAGTTAATAAAACAAATTTTTATTGGGATATTGTTGGTAGTCGGGTTTCGCCTATTCAAAAATGTTATTCATCGCTGGCTTGAAAAACTAGCAGATAAAAAACAAGTTTCGTTACAAAGAAAACAGTTCATCGTCAAATCATTTAATGTTGCGTCATTAGGTTTGTTTGGTGCGATTTTTACCATTATTCTCGGAATAGGTTTTGGCGATATTTCTCTTTTCTTATCGTCCATTTTCGCGGTTCTTGGCGTTGCTCTCTTTGCGCAATGGTCTATCTTAAGTAATCTAACCGCGAGCATACTTATCTTTTTCGTATTCCCGTACCGAATAGGAGATATGATAAAAGTTGCTGAAAAAGACGCTGACGTCAGTGGCGAACTGATCGACATAACAATGTTTCACGTATTAATACGTCATGATGACGGGAATATTATCACGTACCCAAATAATCTAATTTTACAAAAAGGGGTGACCAAATTGCTGAACCACCCAAGTAAAACAGTAGAAACAGGTGATTAA
- a CDS encoding tetratricopeptide repeat protein — MSCATTMAINAICHYYKIVEFVPDNQNASEIWLRLAQSHYQQSEWSKVLTSLSKYQTSQGKMGSQQLSLKLGSQLQLKRWEQAIPTLEALIEIEPNKLNWWRQMVSLQLKLSRNNQALDTLALAKLQKVELTDSEKRLLAQLYAQRGIPERAAIEISQLNGAYTDVALLVEQATYWQYAKEWSNAVDIWLIAAKQDSQYYWNAALLLSQQGNYSKALAQLYKIDKNASPHSVTDIALAKVRAYYKLGQHNNALIEAKSIREIAKTQSDREQVEAWYQFLRQKHKKDLL; from the coding sequence GTGTCTTGTGCAACGACCATGGCGATAAATGCCATCTGTCATTATTACAAAATAGTCGAATTCGTTCCTGATAACCAAAATGCGTCTGAAATTTGGCTTAGACTTGCACAATCTCACTACCAACAATCTGAATGGTCAAAGGTGTTAACATCACTTTCGAAGTATCAAACGTCACAAGGCAAGATGGGTTCTCAGCAGTTATCTTTAAAACTGGGCTCTCAACTACAGCTCAAACGATGGGAGCAAGCAATCCCGACGCTAGAAGCGCTTATAGAAATAGAACCAAATAAACTTAACTGGTGGCGTCAAATGGTAAGTTTACAGTTAAAGCTAAGCCGAAATAACCAGGCTCTTGATACGCTCGCGCTCGCCAAACTACAGAAGGTAGAACTTACTGATTCTGAGAAAAGACTGTTGGCACAGCTTTATGCTCAACGAGGGATACCAGAACGCGCTGCAATCGAAATTAGTCAATTGAACGGAGCGTATACGGATGTGGCACTTCTCGTCGAACAAGCCACATATTGGCAATATGCTAAAGAGTGGAGCAATGCCGTTGATATTTGGCTCATCGCAGCAAAACAAGACAGTCAATATTATTGGAACGCTGCTTTATTGCTGAGTCAACAAGGTAACTACTCAAAGGCTCTGGCTCAATTATATAAAATTGATAAAAATGCATCACCGCATAGCGTAACGGATATTGCTTTGGCTAAAGTCCGCGCGTATTACAAGCTAGGTCAGCATAATAACGCACTTATTGAAGCTAAAAGTATCAGAGAAATAGCAAAAACTCAGTCAGATCGCGAACAAGTTGAGGCTTGGTACCAGTTTTTACGTCAGAAGCATAAGAAAGATCTGTTGTGA